The following are from one region of the Heliangelus exortis chromosome 2, bHelExo1.hap1, whole genome shotgun sequence genome:
- the LOC139792013 gene encoding LOW QUALITY PROTEIN: solute carrier family 22 member 13-like (The sequence of the model RefSeq protein was modified relative to this genomic sequence to represent the inferred CDS: deleted 1 base in 1 codon) yields the protein MSGVGEILKAVGDFGLFQKRLVLLTVVPCFSVAFHQFCQLFMVPHLPHRCDTSWIRAVGPNLTEEEQLNLTLPRDVDGEFEQCSRYSPVDWDLGSIMEYGLNTTEKCIDGWVYPSAQPPSLLTEFDLVCDRRDLDDVSQAIYMLGLFLGCMIFGPLSDRIGRRPVVLISISLQALFGVGIAFVPHFYVYMAFRCVVGASVTGITMSMLALATEWIGVTSRPTAVLVSHCCFAIGQMILAGLSYGIRHWRLLQIAGSAPIFAFFFYTQVLPESPRWLVTKGRIEEAKKALQKAASTNKHTIPPELLEQLKPEGQTKSGSILDLFRKKHLLKVTLIMSCAWFVNSLVYYGLSLNVANFGLDIYLTQLAFGAVEIPARVGCIFILQRFGRKKPQAILMLLSGLVCLIISGIPEDQSVVITILAITGKFTASSAFSTSYVYTAELFPTVIRQTGVGLCSMAARVSGILAPLILLLGQYHRVIPMAIFGGVPMVGGLLCFLLPETQGTELADDIGDINHPEVHENANSTSEKGDMKGKGGQVNESTKTTYF from the exons ATGTCAGGCGTCGGGGAAATTTTGAAGGCAGTTGGGGATTTTGGGCTGTTTCAGAAGAGGCTGGTGCTGCTCACTGTGGTTCCATGCTTCAGTGTGGCTTTCCATCAGTTTTGCCAACTTTTTATGGTTCCACACCTGCCTCACCGCTGTGACACCAGCTGGATCCGGGCTGTTGGGCCCAACCTGACAGAGGAAGAGCAGCTGAACCTCACCCTGCCCCGGGATGTGGATGGGGAGTTTGAGCAGTGCTCCAGGTACTCACCAGTGGACTGGGACCTGGGCTCCATCATGGAATACGGCCTGAACACCACGGAGAAATGCATCGATGGCTGGGTGTACCCCTCAGCACAGCCACCATCCCTGCTGACCGAG ttTGACCTGGTGTGTGACAGGAGGGACCTAGATGACGTCTCCCAGGCCATCTACATGTTGGGGCTGTTCCTAGGATGCATGATCTTTGGGCCACTAAGTGACAG gatAGGCCGCCGTCCCGTCgtcctcatctccatctccctccAGGCCTTGTTTGGTGTAGGAATTGCCTTTGTGCCCCACTTCTATGTCTACATGGCCTTCAGATGTGTTGTGGGGGCTTCTGTTACAGGGATCACCATGTCAATGCTGGCCTTAG CCACAGAATGGATTGGTGTCACCTCCAGGCCAACAGCTGTGCTTGTTTCTCACTGTTGCTTTGCCATTGGGCAGATGATTTTGGCAGGATTGAGCTATGGCATTCGCCactggaggctgctgcagatTGCAGGATCTGCTCCcatatttgcctttttcttctaCACCCA GGTGCTGCCAGAATCACCTCGCTGGCTGGTCACAAAAGGCAGAATAGAAGAAGCTAAGAAGGCCCTGCAGAAGGCAGCATCCACCAACAAGCACACCATCCCACCAGAACTCCTGGAGCAG TTGAAGCCTGAAGGACAGACCAAGTCTGGAAGTATTCTGGATCTCTTTCGGAAGAAGCACCTCCTGAAGGTGACTTTAATTATGTCCTGTGCCTG GTTTGTGAACAGTCTTGTCTACTATGGGCTGAGTCTGAATGTGGCAAATTTTGGTCTGGACATCTACCTGACCCAGCTTGCCTTCGGAGCAGTGGAAATCCCAGCACGCGTTGGTTGTATCTTCATCCTGCAAAGGTTTGGGAGGAAGAAACCCCAGGCTATCCTGATGCTGCTGAGTGGCCTGGTGTGTCTGATCATCAGTGGCATCCCTGAAG ACCAATCTGTGGTGATTACCATCTTGGCCATCACTGGCAAGTTCAcagcctcctctgccttctccacCTCCTACGTCTACACCGCAGAGCTCTTCCCCACGGTCATCAG GCAGACGGGTGTGGGACTGTGCTCCATGGCAGCGCGGGTGTCGGGGATCTTGGCCCCCTTGATCCTTCTCCTGGGCCAGTACCACCGGGTCATCCCCATGGCCATCTTCGGGGGTGTCCCCATGGTG GGGGGGCTGCTGtgcttcctgctgcctgagACCCAAGGCACCGAGCTGGCAGATGACATAGGGGACATCAACCACCCAGAG GTCCATGAAAATGCCAACAGCACCTCCGAGAAGGGAgacatgaaaggaaaaggtgGCCAAGTCAACGAGTCCACAAAGACCACGTACTTCTAG